The sequence TTCATCGTGTCGAGCTGCTGCGAGAGATCCCATGCGCGGCCGATATCGTCGGTGGTCAGGCATTCGATGCCGAGCGACATGTCCGACAGGCGGCCCGCCGCGTTCAGGCGCGGCCCAAGCGCGAACCCGAGGTCGAAACCCGAGGCGCTGCGGGCGTCGCGCGCGGCGGCGCGGAAGAGGGCGGCGATGCCCGGCTGCATCTTGCCTTTGCGAATCCGCTGCAGGCCTTGCGCGACCAGCACGCGGTTATTGCCGTCGAGCTTGACCACGTCGGCAATCGTGCCGAGCGCGACCAGATCGAGCAGGCCATCCAGGCGCGGCTCGGGGAAGTCGTCGTTGAAGGCGCCGCGGCGGCGCAATTCTGCGCGCAACGCCAGCAGCACGTAAAACATCACGCCGACCCCGGCGATGCATTTGCTCGGGAACGTGCAGCCCGGCTGGTTCGGATTGACGATCGCCCGGGCAGCCGGCAATTCGTCGCCCGGAAGGTGGTGATCGGTGACCAGCACGTCGATGCCGAGTGCATTGGCCGCTTCCACGCCGTCGACGCTGGCGATGCCGTTATCGACCGTAATCAGCAGTTCCGGCTTGCCTGACGCGCTGCGGGCGGCCAGCGCGACGATCTCGGGCGTCAGGCCATAACCGTACTCGAAGCGGTTCGGCACCAGATACTCGATCTGGCCGCCGAACATACGCAGGCCGCGCACCGCGACCGCGCAGGCGGTGGCGCCGTCGCAGTCGTAGTCGGCGACCACCAGCATGCGGCGTTTGCCTTGAATCGCGTCGGCGAGCAGCCCCGCAGCGTCTTCGCAGCCCTTGAGCGCGGCAGGCGGCACGAGCCGCGCGAGACCGGTTTCGATTTCATCCGGCATGCACACGCCGCGTGCGGCGTACAGGCGCGCGAGCACCGGGTGCAGGCCGTGGCGGGTGAGGACTTCGGCGTCGACAGGTGAGCCGGCGCGCGTAACGATTCGAGTCATTCGGAAAGGCCGTGGATCATTCGATAAGTCATTCGATGAAGAGCGAGGCGAGCACGCGCCGCCGCCAGAATTTGCGCAGGTCTCCGCGCGTCACTGTGAGCGTCACCGAACCGGTATCGCCGCACAGCGTCAGGCCGAGTTCGCCGAGCTGCCCTGATTGCAGCGCTTCCAGCGCGGGGTCGAACCAGTCGGTTTGCAACGCGGCGAAGGCGTCGTTCCAGCGTGCCCAGTCCTGCTCGATGTAGGGCGAGGAGAAGGGATCGAGTTCAACCAGCGTGGCGCCGTTGGCGTTGGCATTTGCGTTAGCGGACGCGCCACCCGGCGTGCCACTTGACGCGTTGCCCGAGGCGCCGCCCGCAGCGGTAACGGTCCGCAGCGCCGCAAACGACGCCGGCGGCGAAGCAGTCGCGACGCCCGCGGTCATGGCGAGGCCGCGCGTGGCTGCCGCGTCGGAGAAGACCCGCGCGAACGGGCTCGTCACCGGTTGCGCCGCGCCCTGTGCGTGAAACCAGATCGAGTTGACGGCCGGCAGGCCACGCGCCTCGCGCGCTTCATTGACCGGATGCTCGAACCACGCCATCTGCACTTCGTTCTGCAGCTTCATCCAGGTGCGCGAACGCTCGCCGGAATGTGCCTCGTGCGGCAGCCAG comes from Burkholderia sp. GAS332 and encodes:
- a CDS encoding exonuclease RecJ, encoding MTRIVTRAGSPVDAEVLTRHGLHPVLARLYAARGVCMPDEIETGLARLVPPAALKGCEDAAGLLADAIQGKRRMLVVADYDCDGATACAVAVRGLRMFGGQIEYLVPNRFEYGYGLTPEIVALAARSASGKPELLITVDNGIASVDGVEAANALGIDVLVTDHHLPGDELPAARAIVNPNQPGCTFPSKCIAGVGVMFYVLLALRAELRRRGAFNDDFPEPRLDGLLDLVALGTIADVVKLDGNNRVLVAQGLQRIRKGKMQPGIAALFRAAARDARSASGFDLGFALGPRLNAAGRLSDMSLGIECLTTDDIGRAWDLSQQLDTMNRERREIEAGMQQQALEDLSAINPDGATTITLFNPSWHQGVIGIVAGRLKEKFHRPSFTFALADDSGQLVKGSGRSISGFHLRDALDLISKREPGLIVKFGGHAMAAGLTMAAADVPRFTAAFEAVGREWLSEEALSRTVETDGELEDAYFTPQFVEMLDAAVWGQGFPAPVFSGEFDIASQALVKDKHLKLQLIRGRQRFNAIWFNHTDTLPARTTVAYRLASDTWNGVSRVQLIVEHAAS